A genome region from Microbacterium terricola includes the following:
- a CDS encoding DUF1003 domain-containing protein: MARTPRQPSLDAPRGRSGMLQRTPQPSRDRFGRFSESFARGMGTSGFLIGMTVFVAAWLTWNIAMPPELQFDPAATNFTLLTLILSLQASYAAPLILLAQNRQDDRDRVQIEQDRQRAERNLADTEYLAREIVALRMALTDVSDEAVTRDVLRSELRSFLEQLDKRAVESDKRSSDDAS; the protein is encoded by the coding sequence ATGGCCCGCACACCACGCCAGCCGTCGCTGGATGCCCCCCGCGGGCGCTCGGGGATGCTGCAGCGCACCCCGCAGCCGTCGCGCGACCGCTTCGGGCGGTTCTCCGAGTCGTTCGCGCGCGGGATGGGCACCTCCGGGTTCCTGATCGGCATGACGGTCTTCGTGGCCGCGTGGCTGACCTGGAACATCGCGATGCCGCCGGAGCTGCAGTTCGACCCCGCCGCCACCAACTTCACGCTGCTGACCCTCATCCTCTCGTTGCAGGCGTCGTACGCCGCGCCGCTCATCCTGCTCGCGCAGAACCGGCAGGACGACCGCGACCGGGTGCAGATCGAGCAGGATCGCCAGCGCGCCGAGCGCAACCTCGCCGACACCGAGTATCTGGCCCGCGAGATCGTCGCGCTCCGGATGGCGCTGACCGATGTCTCCGACGAGGCCGTCACCCGTGACGTCCTGCGCAGCGAGCTGCGCTCGTTCCTCGAGCAGCTCGACAAGCGCGCGGTCGAGTCGGACAAGCGCTCGTCCGACGACGCGTCGTGA
- a CDS encoding alpha/beta family hydrolase — translation MTRTDVRITVALPAGDVDVSATLETPDEPWAVLALAHGAGAGMQHPFLVGFAAALRAHGVATMRFAFPYAEAGRRMPGPAAHAVSTWAAVADHLRGAVDAPLFAAGKSYGGRMASVAAAEGAIDPAGLVYLGYPLHPPGRPDAPRVAHLPAIGQPQLFLSGEADPFAAPPEQVIDAVATCRDATLVWVPGGHSFEVKGRKQPAAEVGAGVAPRVVEWMRGVAQRPAA, via the coding sequence ATGACACGCACCGACGTGCGGATCACGGTCGCGTTGCCCGCCGGCGACGTCGACGTCTCCGCGACGTTAGAGACGCCCGACGAGCCCTGGGCTGTGCTCGCACTGGCGCACGGAGCCGGCGCGGGGATGCAGCATCCCTTCCTGGTCGGCTTCGCCGCCGCGCTGCGGGCGCACGGCGTCGCGACGATGCGCTTCGCGTTCCCCTACGCCGAGGCGGGCCGGCGCATGCCGGGACCCGCCGCGCACGCCGTCTCGACCTGGGCCGCGGTGGCCGACCACCTGCGCGGCGCGGTCGACGCGCCCCTGTTCGCCGCCGGGAAGTCCTACGGCGGACGGATGGCGTCCGTCGCCGCGGCCGAGGGCGCGATCGACCCGGCGGGGCTCGTGTACCTGGGCTATCCGCTCCACCCGCCGGGGCGCCCGGACGCGCCGCGGGTCGCGCATCTGCCCGCCATCGGCCAGCCTCAGCTCTTCCTCTCCGGCGAGGCCGACCCGTTCGCCGCCCCGCCCGAGCAGGTGATCGACGCCGTCGCGACCTGCCGCGACGCCACGCTCGTCTGGGTGCCCGGCGGCCATTCCTTCGAGGTGAAGGGCCGCAAGCAGCCCGCCGCCGAGGTCGGCGCGGGCGTGGCGCCGCGCGTCGTGGAGTGGATGCGGGGCGTCGCTCAGCGACCCGCGGCGTAG
- a CDS encoding SHOCT domain-containing protein, with translation MRFFETVEYQGFWGSFWDLIWWFLWLFIFFAYLMALFAIIGDLFRDSKLSGWWKAVWIFFLIFFPIVTALVYLIARGNGMAERGAAQARQYKAAQDDYIKSVAGSSPSDEIAKAKALLDAGTISQAEYEQIKARVLA, from the coding sequence GTGCGATTCTTCGAGACCGTGGAGTACCAGGGCTTCTGGGGCTCCTTCTGGGACCTCATCTGGTGGTTCCTGTGGCTGTTCATCTTCTTCGCCTACCTCATGGCGCTGTTCGCGATCATCGGGGACCTGTTCCGCGACTCGAAGCTCAGCGGCTGGTGGAAGGCGGTGTGGATCTTCTTCCTGATCTTCTTCCCGATCGTGACGGCGCTCGTCTACCTGATCGCCCGGGGCAACGGCATGGCCGAGCGCGGCGCCGCCCAGGCGCGCCAGTACAAGGCCGCGCAGGACGACTACATCAAGTCGGTCGCGGGCAGCAGCCCGTCCGACGAGATCGCCAAGGCGAAGGCCCTGCTCGACGCCGGCACCATCTCGCAGGCCGAGTACGAGCAGATCAAGGCTCGCGTCCTGGCCTGA
- a CDS encoding DUF817 domain-containing protein, whose protein sequence is MRQSTSLERRIDAVAHRILRDAPRRGVRAWLVEFAVFVLKQAWACVFGALLLVAILAARLWYPDDAALARNDALTIAAVLIQVVMIAARLETGRELWVIVLFHLTGTAMELFKTDVGSWAYAADGVMRIGGVPLFSGFMYAAVGSYMVRVYRLFDLGFTRYPRRWLTTVVAVAIYANFFTHHFWWDLRWVLLAAVIVLWLPTVMYARVWRHVVRMPVLAAFAGVAVFIYLAENIGTWAGAWLYPDQADGWQPVSLTKLISWFLLMIISVVMVTWVYPPRPPRPPNPE, encoded by the coding sequence ATGCGCCAGTCCACGTCCCTCGAACGGCGCATCGACGCGGTCGCCCACCGCATCCTGCGCGACGCGCCTCGCCGTGGCGTGCGCGCCTGGCTCGTCGAGTTCGCCGTGTTCGTGCTCAAGCAGGCGTGGGCGTGCGTGTTCGGCGCGCTGCTGCTGGTCGCGATCCTCGCCGCGCGCCTCTGGTACCCGGATGACGCGGCACTCGCCCGCAACGATGCGCTGACCATCGCCGCGGTCCTGATCCAGGTGGTGATGATCGCCGCTCGACTGGAGACGGGCCGCGAGCTCTGGGTGATCGTGCTCTTCCACCTCACCGGAACCGCGATGGAGCTGTTCAAGACCGACGTCGGCTCGTGGGCGTACGCCGCGGACGGTGTGATGCGGATCGGCGGTGTGCCGCTGTTCAGCGGGTTCATGTACGCGGCGGTCGGCTCGTACATGGTCCGCGTCTACCGCCTGTTCGACCTCGGCTTCACGCGCTACCCGCGGCGATGGCTGACCACGGTCGTGGCCGTCGCGATCTACGCGAACTTCTTCACCCACCACTTCTGGTGGGATCTGCGCTGGGTGCTGCTGGCCGCCGTGATCGTGCTGTGGCTGCCGACCGTCATGTACGCGCGGGTCTGGCGACACGTCGTGCGGATGCCGGTGCTCGCGGCGTTCGCGGGCGTCGCGGTGTTCATCTACCTGGCGGAGAACATCGGCACCTGGGCGGGCGCGTGGCTTTACCCGGATCAGGCGGACGGCTGGCAGCCCGTCTCGCTCACCAAGCTGATCTCGTGGTTCCTGCTGATGATCATCTCGGTGGTGATGGTGACGTGGGTCTACCCGCCGCGTCCGCCTCGCCCTCCGAACCCGGAGTGA
- a CDS encoding gamma-glutamyltransferase family protein, producing MVASTHWIATAVAQGVLERGGNAFDAVVAGGFVLHLAEPHLNGPGGDLVGVFATAADPRTPVVLMGQGPAPAGASIAHFRAEGLDLVPGAGGLAAAVPGAVDAWLVLLRDHGTMGLADVLSPAIGYARDGTPLLPTTTATIAHVADLFRAHWPTSASLWLPEDEVPSAGTLHRNPAYAEVLERLAATASARRDRAEGVEAARTEWSTGIVAQSASAFLGVPHRHSTGTDHAAVITPADFAAFSAGYEDAVTVPFRGHTVAKAGAWTQGPALLEALRILEPLPDEQLDVGTADGAHTIIETLKLALADRDAHYGDGAPLAELLSDAHVAARRADIGPTASREWRPGAVPGRDPFRPPLRQRADDPVAFAGAGEPTVAPTGETRGDTCHIDVVDRWGNIVSVTPSGGWLQSSPTVPELGFCLGTRLQMTWLDESAPSALRPGARPRTTLSPTLVLSDDATVALGTPGGDQQDQWQLPMLLRMIVGGWSAQEAIDAPTLHTTALVDSFWPRTWEPAGVYVEDRLGDDVIQGLADRGHEVVRAGDWRLGRLSAVGLDRAQGTVWAAANPRGMQGYAAGR from the coding sequence ATGGTCGCATCCACCCACTGGATCGCGACCGCCGTCGCCCAGGGCGTGCTCGAGCGCGGCGGCAACGCCTTCGACGCGGTGGTGGCGGGCGGCTTCGTGCTGCACCTCGCCGAGCCGCACCTGAACGGACCGGGCGGGGATCTCGTCGGCGTGTTCGCCACCGCCGCCGATCCGCGCACGCCCGTCGTGCTGATGGGACAGGGGCCGGCACCGGCGGGCGCATCGATCGCGCACTTCCGCGCGGAGGGGCTCGACCTCGTCCCCGGCGCAGGCGGCCTCGCGGCGGCCGTACCCGGTGCGGTGGATGCGTGGCTCGTCCTGCTGCGCGACCACGGGACGATGGGGCTCGCCGACGTGCTCTCCCCCGCGATCGGCTACGCCCGCGACGGGACCCCCCTGCTGCCCACCACGACCGCCACGATCGCGCACGTCGCCGATCTGTTCCGCGCGCACTGGCCGACGTCGGCGTCGCTCTGGCTGCCGGAGGACGAAGTGCCGTCAGCGGGGACGCTGCACCGCAACCCCGCCTACGCCGAAGTGCTCGAGCGGCTGGCGGCCACCGCATCCGCGCGTCGCGATCGCGCCGAGGGCGTCGAGGCGGCGCGGACGGAATGGTCGACCGGCATCGTCGCGCAGTCAGCGTCCGCGTTCCTCGGCGTCCCGCACCGGCACTCCACGGGGACCGACCACGCCGCCGTCATCACGCCCGCCGACTTCGCCGCCTTCTCGGCAGGATACGAGGATGCGGTCACCGTGCCCTTCCGTGGGCACACGGTGGCGAAGGCGGGCGCATGGACCCAGGGCCCGGCCCTCCTCGAAGCGCTGCGCATCCTCGAGCCGCTGCCCGACGAGCAGCTCGATGTGGGCACCGCCGACGGCGCGCACACGATCATCGAGACCCTCAAGCTCGCGCTCGCGGACCGGGATGCGCACTACGGCGACGGCGCACCCCTCGCCGAGCTGCTCTCCGACGCGCACGTCGCGGCGCGGCGCGCGGACATCGGGCCGACGGCGTCGCGCGAGTGGCGTCCCGGTGCGGTGCCGGGCCGTGACCCGTTCCGTCCGCCGCTGCGTCAGCGCGCAGACGACCCGGTCGCGTTCGCGGGTGCCGGCGAGCCGACCGTCGCACCGACCGGTGAGACCCGGGGAGACACCTGCCACATCGACGTCGTCGATCGCTGGGGCAACATCGTCTCGGTGACGCCGTCGGGCGGCTGGCTGCAGTCGTCTCCGACGGTCCCCGAGCTCGGCTTCTGTCTCGGCACCCGGCTGCAGATGACCTGGCTCGACGAGTCGGCGCCGTCGGCGCTGCGTCCGGGCGCGCGTCCGCGCACGACCCTCAGCCCGACGCTCGTGCTCTCCGACGACGCGACGGTCGCACTCGGCACGCCCGGCGGCGACCAGCAGGACCAGTGGCAGCTGCCGATGCTGCTGCGGATGATCGTCGGGGGCTGGAGCGCACAGGAGGCGATCGACGCGCCGACGCTGCACACGACCGCGCTCGTGGACTCGTTCTGGCCGCGCACCTGGGAGCCCGCAGGCGTCTACGTCGAGGATCGCCTCGGCGACGACGTGATCCAGGGACTCGCCGACCGGGGCCACGAGGTCGTCCGCGCAGGCGACTGGCGTCTGGGGCGGCTGTCGGCGGTCGGGCTCGATCGCGCGCAGGGCACGGTGTGGGCCGCGGCGAATCCTCGCGGCATGCAGGGCTACGCCGCGGGTCGCTGA
- a CDS encoding general stress protein, with product MSMIGGRFPQAGDDVGKTIAAFSTYEEAQKLVSELIESEVPAREIAIVGVNLRSIERVTGRLGYATAARSGAINGLLLGLLFAAIFVLGSPSPPIQVFAGVVLIGIALGMLISIIGYAFLRRRRDYASVMQVRADRYEVTARGQAYHLALTALGPRAGHLGAGAAAQPEPTQPVAPVVPATPAAPGAAPVPRPAAADPAEPPRYGERRAPATEPVPQPAAPPQQPAEPAQQPAGPAQQPAEPDDDDSGR from the coding sequence ATGAGCATGATCGGCGGGCGGTTTCCGCAAGCGGGCGACGACGTGGGCAAGACCATCGCCGCGTTCTCGACCTATGAGGAGGCGCAGAAGCTCGTCTCCGAGCTGATCGAGTCGGAGGTGCCCGCACGAGAGATCGCGATCGTGGGGGTGAACCTGCGCTCGATCGAGCGCGTGACCGGGCGGCTCGGCTACGCCACGGCGGCGCGATCCGGGGCCATCAACGGGCTGCTGCTCGGCCTGCTGTTCGCCGCGATCTTCGTGCTGGGGTCGCCGTCCCCGCCCATCCAGGTCTTCGCAGGGGTGGTGCTGATCGGCATCGCGCTCGGGATGCTCATCAGCATCATCGGATACGCGTTCCTGCGCAGGCGCCGCGACTACGCGTCGGTCATGCAGGTGCGCGCCGATCGCTACGAGGTCACGGCGCGCGGCCAGGCGTACCACCTCGCACTGACGGCCCTCGGTCCGCGCGCCGGCCACCTCGGCGCCGGGGCCGCGGCGCAGCCCGAACCCACGCAGCCGGTGGCGCCCGTGGTGCCGGCGACCCCCGCCGCGCCCGGCGCGGCACCGGTGCCCCGACCTGCCGCGGCAGACCCGGCAGAGCCGCCGCGCTACGGTGAGCGCCGTGCACCGGCGACCGAACCCGTGCCGCAGCCCGCCGCGCCCCCGCAGCAGCCCGCCGAGCCCGCGCAGCAGCCCGCCGGGCCCGCGCAGCAGCCCGCCGAGCCGGATGATGACGACTCCGGGCGATAG
- a CDS encoding PHP domain-containing protein: MRRFEGPSDLHLHSLHSDGTETAAQVMSAAHRHGLRTVALTDHDTTAGWAEAAEAAVSLGLTFLPGMELSARQEGRSVHVLAYLFDPDDTALRAEMERVRDDRMGRAERIVRSIGHDYDLTWADVAGQTTDGATVGRPHIADALIARGIVADRGEAFDGILHPRAGYYEPHYAPDARTAVRLVVAAGGVPVIAHPATLGRGRMMSTATLEALIAAGLAGFELDHRENTPDGVAALRTVVDRHDLIVTGSSDYHGLGKPNLPGENTTADEMVQRIIDAATGSAPVYP; the protein is encoded by the coding sequence ATGCGGCGTTTCGAGGGTCCGAGCGACCTGCACCTGCACTCGCTGCACTCGGACGGCACGGAGACCGCCGCACAGGTCATGTCGGCCGCGCACCGCCACGGTCTGCGCACCGTCGCCCTGACCGACCACGACACCACCGCCGGATGGGCCGAGGCCGCGGAGGCCGCGGTGTCGCTCGGACTCACCTTCCTGCCCGGCATGGAGCTGTCGGCGCGGCAGGAGGGGCGGAGCGTCCACGTCCTCGCCTATCTGTTCGATCCGGACGACACGGCGCTCCGGGCCGAGATGGAGCGCGTGCGCGACGACCGGATGGGGCGTGCCGAGCGGATCGTGCGCTCGATCGGTCACGACTACGACCTCACCTGGGCGGACGTCGCCGGACAGACCACCGACGGCGCCACGGTCGGCCGCCCGCACATCGCCGACGCTCTCATCGCGCGGGGGATCGTCGCCGACCGGGGCGAGGCCTTCGACGGCATCCTGCACCCGCGGGCCGGCTACTACGAGCCGCATTACGCTCCCGATGCCCGCACGGCTGTGCGGCTGGTGGTCGCAGCGGGCGGCGTTCCGGTCATCGCCCATCCGGCAACCCTCGGCCGCGGCCGGATGATGTCGACGGCGACGCTCGAAGCGCTCATCGCCGCCGGCCTCGCCGGCTTCGAGCTCGACCACCGTGAGAACACCCCGGACGGGGTCGCGGCCCTGCGTACCGTCGTCGACCGGCACGACCTGATCGTCACCGGTTCCAGCGACTACCACGGCCTCGGCAAGCCGAACCTGCCGGGGGAGAACACGACCGCCGACGAGATGGTCCAGCGCATCATCGACGCCGCAACGGGAAGCGCCCCCGTCTACCCGTAG
- a CDS encoding aminopeptidase P family protein, which produces MSTTGESPAGTETITAPTPSASTNRRQPFPQGFLDTISQGWAERPEHLPPAREQAAYAAQRRAAVSVAFTGKRLVVPAGDLKQRSNDTDYPFRAHSAFAHLTGWAADSEPGSLLVFEPTADGHDVTLYFRERAGRTTTEFYADASIGEFWIGPRPALAGVAADLGLATAHIDDFAAGDADLVVDEDADLTRFVSELRLVKDAYELAQVQLAVDVTAKGFDDIVADLPRIIEHPRGERVVEGLFHQRARSEGNWEGYDTIAASGPHACYLHWTRNDGAVVPGDLILVDAGVEVDSLYTADITRTIPVSGTFTDIQRKVYETVREAADAAFDAAKPGVLFRTVHEAAMKVIAERTSEWGLLPVTAQEALDADKGGQHRRYMVHGTSHHLGLDVHDCAQARRDMYYDGVLEPGMVFTIEPGLYFQIDDLTVPAEYRGIGVRIEDDVLLTEDGAVNLSAAIPRTADEVEEWIARLSA; this is translated from the coding sequence ATGAGCACGACAGGCGAATCCCCGGCCGGCACCGAGACGATCACGGCCCCCACCCCCTCGGCGAGCACCAATCGGCGGCAGCCCTTCCCGCAGGGCTTCCTGGACACCATCTCGCAGGGCTGGGCCGAGCGCCCCGAGCATCTCCCGCCCGCCCGTGAGCAGGCCGCGTACGCGGCACAGCGCCGGGCTGCGGTCTCGGTCGCGTTCACCGGCAAGCGCCTGGTCGTCCCCGCCGGCGACCTCAAGCAGCGCAGCAACGACACCGACTACCCGTTCCGCGCGCACAGCGCGTTCGCCCACCTGACCGGCTGGGCCGCCGACTCGGAACCAGGCTCGCTCCTCGTCTTCGAGCCGACGGCCGACGGCCACGACGTGACGCTGTACTTCCGCGAGCGCGCCGGCCGCACCACGACCGAGTTCTACGCGGATGCGTCGATCGGCGAATTCTGGATCGGCCCGCGTCCCGCGCTGGCCGGCGTGGCCGCCGACCTGGGTCTCGCCACCGCGCACATCGACGACTTCGCCGCGGGCGACGCGGACCTCGTGGTCGACGAGGACGCAGACCTGACCCGCTTCGTCTCCGAGCTGCGACTGGTCAAGGACGCGTACGAGCTCGCGCAGGTGCAGCTCGCCGTCGACGTCACCGCCAAGGGGTTCGACGACATCGTCGCCGATCTCCCCCGCATCATCGAGCACCCCCGCGGCGAGCGGGTCGTCGAGGGCCTCTTCCACCAGCGCGCGCGCAGCGAGGGCAATTGGGAGGGCTACGACACGATCGCCGCCTCCGGCCCGCACGCCTGCTACCTGCACTGGACCCGCAACGACGGCGCCGTGGTGCCGGGCGACCTGATCCTGGTCGACGCGGGCGTCGAGGTCGACAGCCTCTACACCGCCGACATCACCCGCACGATCCCGGTCTCGGGCACGTTCACCGACATCCAGCGGAAGGTCTACGAGACCGTCCGCGAGGCCGCAGACGCGGCGTTCGACGCCGCCAAGCCGGGCGTGCTGTTCCGCACCGTGCACGAGGCCGCCATGAAGGTCATCGCCGAGCGCACCTCCGAGTGGGGACTGCTGCCGGTCACGGCGCAGGAGGCCCTCGACGCGGACAAGGGAGGCCAGCACCGCCGCTACATGGTGCACGGCACCAGCCACCACCTCGGCCTCGACGTGCACGACTGCGCGCAGGCGCGCCGCGACATGTACTACGACGGCGTGCTCGAGCCGGGCATGGTGTTCACGATCGAGCCTGGCCTGTACTTCCAGATCGACGACCTCACCGTGCCCGCCGAGTACCGCGGCATCGGCGTGCGCATCGAGGACGACGTGCTGCTCACCGAGGACGGGGCGGTCAACCTCTCCGCGGCCATTCCGCGCACCGCGGACGAGGTCGAGGAGTGGATCGCCCGGCTGAGCGCCTGA
- a CDS encoding endonuclease/exonuclease/phosphatase family protein, with the protein MLRVLGILLTLLCAVAAAVLTWPSFFRVDRTFPIAQIVSFRGVLTLAFGVLLVLALLLALIRPIRGFAFSIAVVAAAATIANGAIVASRGLGTEGLPATTEDSIRVLTWNTAGADNADTVAQIAVAMDADIVTLPETTIETGEAVALAMRDLDHRMWAYHAEYGEDGWDARSTTLLISPDLGEYSVIESSADGSSNTSTVPSAVAMPVDGSGPTIVAAHAVAPRQSAMEHWRTDLQWLADQCGASDVIMAGDFNATLDHFGGLGFEGGSLGRCHDAASETGNGAIGTWSTEFPALLGAPIDHVMAGSDWKATGSLVLTTLDDSGSDHRPLVVQLEPAG; encoded by the coding sequence GTGCTGCGCGTGCTGGGGATCCTGCTGACACTGCTCTGCGCCGTGGCAGCCGCCGTGCTCACGTGGCCCTCCTTCTTCCGCGTCGATCGCACCTTCCCGATCGCGCAGATCGTCTCCTTCCGGGGGGTGCTGACCCTCGCGTTCGGGGTGCTGCTGGTCCTCGCCCTCCTGCTGGCGCTGATCCGCCCGATCCGGGGCTTCGCATTCTCGATCGCTGTCGTCGCCGCGGCCGCCACGATCGCGAACGGCGCCATCGTCGCGTCTCGGGGCCTCGGCACCGAGGGGCTGCCGGCGACGACGGAGGACAGCATCCGCGTCCTGACCTGGAACACGGCGGGTGCCGACAACGCCGACACCGTCGCCCAGATCGCCGTGGCGATGGACGCGGACATCGTGACGCTCCCGGAGACGACCATCGAGACCGGCGAGGCCGTCGCGCTCGCGATGCGCGACCTCGACCATCGGATGTGGGCCTACCACGCCGAGTACGGCGAGGACGGCTGGGATGCGCGCTCGACCACGCTGCTCATCTCGCCCGACCTCGGCGAGTACTCGGTCATCGAATCCTCCGCCGACGGCTCGTCCAACACGTCCACGGTGCCGAGCGCCGTCGCGATGCCCGTCGACGGCTCCGGTCCCACGATCGTCGCCGCGCACGCCGTCGCCCCGCGGCAGTCGGCGATGGAGCACTGGCGCACCGACCTGCAGTGGCTGGCCGATCAGTGCGGAGCGTCCGACGTGATCATGGCCGGCGACTTCAACGCCACCCTCGACCACTTCGGCGGGCTCGGCTTCGAGGGAGGCAGTCTCGGCCGCTGCCATGACGCGGCGTCCGAGACCGGCAACGGCGCGATCGGCACCTGGTCGACGGAGTTCCCTGCCCTGCTCGGCGCACCCATCGACCACGTCATGGCCGGCAGCGACTGGAAGGCCACCGGCTCGCTCGTGCTCACCACCCTGGACGACTCCGGCAGCGATCACCGCCCCCTCGTGGTGCAGCTCGAACCCGCCGGCTGA
- a CDS encoding magnesium transporter MgtE N-terminal domain-containing protein: MSTQRVFVARLAGCTVFDPAGDRLGKVRDVVVIYRKNDPPRVIGLIVEIPGRRHVFVSIGRVTSIATGQVITTGLINVRRFQQRGGEVRVMSELLGRKVYFADGSGHAVIEDVAIERNRLGEWDIGQLFLRKPKTSASPFAKGPTTFANWADVQERQIPGEAQSAEQLVATYSELKPADLANTLLDLPDERLIEVAEELPDDRLADALEEMPEDDQVHILEALGDERAADILDAMEPDDAADVLAQLPEARLEELLDLMEPEEAEDVRALLKYGPDTAGGLMTSEPIVLSAEATVAEALALIRRHELHPALAAAVFVTLPPFETPTGRLLGTVHFQRMLRYPPHERLGTIIDDTLDPVPATASAAEVARLLASYNLVSLPVVDPAHRLVGAVSVDDVLDYLLPEDWRSQDAEDERTPDPVPTTTASIPRRR, encoded by the coding sequence GTGAGCACGCAGAGGGTTTTCGTCGCACGCCTAGCCGGCTGCACGGTCTTCGACCCCGCAGGCGACCGGCTCGGCAAGGTCCGGGATGTCGTCGTCATCTACCGCAAGAACGATCCCCCGCGCGTGATCGGACTCATCGTGGAGATCCCCGGGCGGCGCCACGTGTTCGTCTCGATCGGACGCGTCACCTCGATCGCCACCGGCCAGGTCATCACGACCGGCCTCATCAACGTGCGCCGCTTCCAGCAGCGCGGTGGCGAGGTGCGGGTGATGTCGGAGCTGCTGGGCCGCAAGGTCTACTTCGCCGACGGCTCCGGCCACGCCGTGATCGAGGACGTCGCGATCGAGCGCAACCGCCTCGGCGAGTGGGACATCGGGCAGCTGTTCCTGCGCAAGCCCAAGACGAGCGCGTCGCCGTTCGCCAAGGGGCCGACCACGTTCGCGAACTGGGCGGACGTGCAGGAGCGCCAGATCCCCGGTGAGGCCCAGTCCGCGGAGCAGCTGGTGGCCACCTACTCCGAGCTGAAGCCCGCCGACCTCGCCAACACGCTGCTCGACCTGCCGGACGAGCGCCTCATCGAGGTGGCCGAGGAGCTCCCGGACGATCGCCTCGCCGACGCGCTCGAGGAGATGCCCGAAGACGACCAGGTGCACATCCTCGAAGCGCTCGGCGACGAGCGCGCCGCCGACATCCTCGATGCGATGGAGCCGGACGACGCCGCCGATGTGCTGGCCCAGCTCCCGGAGGCGCGGCTCGAGGAGCTGCTCGACCTCATGGAGCCCGAAGAGGCCGAGGACGTGCGCGCCCTGCTGAAGTACGGCCCCGACACGGCGGGCGGGCTCATGACCAGCGAGCCCATCGTGCTGTCCGCCGAGGCGACCGTCGCGGAGGCGCTCGCCCTCATCCGGCGTCACGAGCTGCACCCGGCCCTCGCCGCCGCCGTCTTCGTCACGCTGCCCCCGTTCGAGACGCCGACCGGGCGCCTGCTGGGCACGGTGCACTTCCAGCGGATGCTGCGCTACCCCCCGCACGAGCGGCTGGGCACGATCATCGACGACACCCTCGACCCGGTGCCGGCGACGGCGTCCGCCGCCGAGGTGGCGCGGCTCCTGGCCAGCTACAACCTCGTCTCGCTGCCTGTCGTCGATCCGGCCCACCGCCTCGTCGGGGCGGTCAGCGTCGATGACGTGCTCGACTACCTCCTCCCCGAAGACTGGCGATCGCAGGATGCGGAGGATGAACGAACTCCCGATCCTGTCCCGACCACGACCGCGAGCATTCCGAGGAGGCGCTGA